One region of Hymenobacter sediminicola genomic DNA includes:
- the pheT gene encoding phenylalanine--tRNA ligase subunit beta, with amino-acid sequence MKISYDWLRTLISTDKPAEEIGKLLTGSGLEVEGIEELESIPGGLRGVVLGTVLTREKHPDADKLSITTVDVGDGTIRQIVCGAPNVDAGQRVVVALEGATLYPAQGEPFKIKKSKIRGAASEGMICAEDEIGLGQSHAGIMVLDTDLPNGTPAANYFGLGSDSVFEIGLTPNRADAASHFGVARELRALLRQPCHLPDISQFHAPAKATQNIKVTIADAEANPRYAGLLLTGVQVGPSPEWLQRRLRSIGLSPINNVVDVTNFVLHELGQPLHAFDADQITGGHIRVKRAEAGEKFTTLDGTERTLRAEDLVIADANGAPMALAGVFGGKTSGVNEATTRVFLESAYFQPATVRKTGQVHQLKTDASFRFERGTDPYMVPVALKRAALLLQEVAGATIAAPIVDEYPTHIAHFPVRLRLPRVEKLVGQFIAPERIRQILTDLDILIAEELTNEAGHAEWILSVPPHKVDVTREADVIEEILRIYGYNHVALRPHNSASFLATFPNPDPEIIRQNTARLLSGQGFSEIITNSITNSLYFEKEGETDESLVRLLNFNSAELNVLRPTLLHSGLEVVRHNVNRRQRDLKLYEFGKTYHRKANGEYDEKNQLVIYLTGNTAAETWQQKSDKSTYHQLAGAVQQVLASLGFPAATSQPVQHPYLAGGLTLLAQNQPVAQLGAVSGAILKKLDVSQPVWYAELDWDWLMKKYKNSLVARELPKFPEVRRDLSLVVDKTVTFDQLQQIARRTEKKLLQQVNVFDVYEGENLGADKKSYSVSFFLQDSTQTLTDQAIDSVMNRLIQQFEQQAGAVIRR; translated from the coding sequence ATGAAAATATCCTACGACTGGCTCCGTACCCTTATTTCTACCGACAAACCCGCCGAAGAAATCGGGAAGCTGCTGACCGGCTCCGGGCTGGAAGTAGAAGGCATTGAGGAGCTGGAAAGCATACCTGGCGGCCTGCGCGGCGTGGTGCTTGGCACCGTCCTGACTCGCGAGAAACACCCCGATGCCGATAAGCTCAGCATCACAACCGTAGACGTAGGCGACGGCACCATCCGCCAGATTGTGTGCGGCGCCCCCAACGTAGATGCCGGCCAGCGTGTGGTGGTGGCTCTGGAAGGTGCCACGCTCTACCCGGCGCAGGGCGAGCCATTCAAAATCAAGAAGTCCAAGATTCGCGGCGCGGCCTCCGAGGGCATGATTTGCGCCGAGGATGAAATCGGGCTGGGCCAGTCGCACGCCGGCATCATGGTGCTGGACACCGACCTGCCCAACGGTACGCCCGCCGCCAACTACTTCGGCCTGGGCTCCGATTCCGTGTTCGAAATCGGGCTGACCCCGAACCGCGCCGACGCCGCTTCACACTTCGGCGTGGCCCGCGAGCTGCGCGCCCTGCTCCGCCAGCCCTGCCACCTGCCCGATATCAGTCAGTTCCACGCGCCCGCCAAGGCCACGCAGAACATCAAGGTGACTATCGCAGACGCCGAAGCCAACCCACGTTATGCTGGTCTGCTACTAACGGGTGTGCAGGTAGGTCCGTCGCCGGAGTGGCTGCAGCGCCGCCTGCGCAGCATCGGTCTGTCGCCCATCAACAACGTAGTGGATGTTACCAACTTCGTGCTGCACGAACTGGGCCAGCCTCTGCACGCCTTCGACGCCGACCAAATTACGGGCGGCCACATTCGGGTGAAGCGTGCTGAAGCTGGAGAGAAGTTCACGACCCTCGATGGCACCGAGCGTACCCTGCGTGCCGAGGACCTGGTTATTGCGGATGCTAATGGTGCCCCAATGGCGCTGGCCGGCGTATTCGGCGGCAAGACCTCGGGCGTGAACGAAGCTACTACCCGCGTATTTCTGGAAAGCGCCTACTTCCAGCCGGCCACCGTGCGCAAAACCGGCCAGGTACACCAGCTCAAAACCGACGCCTCCTTCCGCTTCGAGCGGGGCACCGACCCGTACATGGTGCCCGTGGCCCTGAAGCGGGCGGCGCTGCTGCTACAGGAAGTGGCCGGCGCTACCATAGCCGCCCCCATCGTAGATGAGTACCCCACGCACATTGCGCACTTCCCGGTGCGGCTGCGCTTGCCCCGCGTCGAGAAGCTGGTGGGCCAGTTCATTGCGCCCGAACGGATTCGCCAGATCCTGACGGACCTCGATATCCTAATTGCCGAAGAACTGACTAATGAGGCCGGCCACGCCGAGTGGATTCTGTCGGTGCCGCCGCACAAGGTAGACGTGACCCGCGAGGCCGATGTGATTGAGGAAATTCTGCGCATCTACGGCTACAACCATGTGGCCCTGCGCCCTCATAACTCCGCCTCGTTCCTGGCTACTTTCCCGAATCCTGACCCGGAAATCATCCGCCAGAATACGGCGCGGCTGCTCAGCGGGCAGGGCTTCTCCGAAATCATCACCAACTCCATCACCAACTCGCTCTACTTCGAGAAGGAAGGTGAAACGGACGAGTCACTGGTGCGCCTGCTCAACTTCAACAGCGCCGAACTGAACGTACTGCGCCCCACCTTGCTGCACAGCGGCCTGGAAGTAGTACGCCACAACGTAAACCGCCGCCAGCGCGACCTGAAGCTTTATGAGTTCGGCAAAACCTACCACCGCAAAGCCAACGGTGAGTACGACGAGAAGAATCAGCTCGTCATCTACCTGACCGGCAACACCGCCGCCGAAACCTGGCAGCAGAAGTCCGACAAAAGCACCTACCACCAGCTGGCCGGCGCGGTGCAGCAGGTACTGGCTTCGCTGGGCTTCCCTGCCGCCACCTCGCAGCCGGTGCAGCACCCGTATTTAGCGGGCGGCCTTACGCTGCTGGCCCAGAACCAGCCGGTGGCGCAGCTTGGAGCCGTTTCGGGCGCCATTCTGAAGAAGCTCGACGTGAGCCAGCCGGTGTGGTACGCCGAGCTGGACTGGGACTGGTTGATGAAGAAGTACAAGAACAGCCTCGTGGCCCGCGAGCTACCCAAGTTCCCGGAAGTACGCCGTGACCTGAGCCTCGTGGTAGACAAAACGGTGACTTTCGACCAGTTGCAGCAGATTGCGCGCCGCACCGAGAAGAAACTCCTGCAGCAAGTAAATGTGTTTGACGTGTACGAAGGCGAAAACCTGGGTGCCGACAAAAAATCCTACTCCGTGAGCTTCTTCCTGCAGGACAGCACCCAAACCCTAACCGACCAAGCCATCGACTCGGTGATGAACCGCCTCATCCAGCAGTTCGAGCAGCAGGCCGGCGCCGTCATCCGGCGGTAG
- a CDS encoding DUF1684 domain-containing protein, with product MRINPKLLIGLGLLLVFGYFLQDIVFNNDQYLARLRKARQDKNDSFRRVQGSPLSQEQRNTFDSLKYYAPDNAYRFEAQLEAFPQRDTVEVPLTDGKAEKYLRWGRASFILNKQEYKLTLFLKANGQDSTLFVPFTDRTNGHGSYGGGRYLDAALPASGDTELVLDFNTAYNPYCAYNDGFACPVPPQDNRLPVEIKAGEKEFHE from the coding sequence ATGCGTATCAATCCCAAACTGCTGATTGGCCTGGGCCTATTGCTTGTGTTCGGCTACTTTCTACAGGACATTGTCTTCAACAACGACCAGTACTTAGCCCGCCTGCGCAAAGCCCGGCAGGATAAAAACGACAGTTTCCGCCGTGTGCAGGGCTCCCCGCTCAGCCAGGAGCAGCGCAATACCTTCGACAGCCTGAAGTACTACGCCCCCGACAACGCCTACCGCTTTGAAGCGCAGCTGGAAGCCTTTCCGCAGCGCGACACCGTAGAAGTGCCCCTCACCGATGGCAAAGCCGAGAAGTACCTGCGGTGGGGCCGCGCCTCCTTCATCCTCAATAAGCAGGAGTATAAGCTGACGCTATTTCTGAAAGCCAACGGCCAGGACTCCACACTTTTTGTACCTTTCACCGACCGCACCAACGGCCACGGCAGCTACGGCGGCGGCCGCTACCTCGATGCGGCCCTGCCCGCTTCCGGCGACACCGAGTTGGTGCTCGATTTCAACACGGCGTATAATCCCTACTGTGCCTACAACGACGGCTTTGCCTGCCCGGTACCCCCGCAGGACAACCGTCTGCCCGTGGAAATCAAGGCCGGCGAGAAGGAATTTCACGAGTAG
- the radC gene encoding RadC family protein, with protein sequence MQEFDNLTENIPAGPIPAPYETPASFGIKSWAEEDRPREKLMQKGRAALSDAELLAILLGSGTAKLSAVDVAKLVLNAANNDLNALARFSLKELMRQKGIGEAKAITIVAALELGRRRKEADAPARTTITNSRDIYRVVQPHLQDLPHEEFWVVLLNRANVVMRTISISRGGVAGTVADPKLIFKEALEQLASSVILVHNHPSGNRNPSAADIALTRKLKEAGQFLDLPILDHLIYTDSGYYSFADEGML encoded by the coding sequence ATGCAAGAGTTTGACAATCTGACCGAAAATATACCCGCTGGCCCTATACCGGCCCCGTATGAAACGCCTGCTTCCTTTGGCATCAAAAGCTGGGCCGAGGAAGACCGACCCCGCGAAAAGCTGATGCAGAAAGGCCGCGCCGCCCTTTCCGACGCCGAGCTGCTGGCCATTCTGCTGGGTTCCGGCACCGCCAAACTCTCGGCTGTGGATGTAGCCAAGCTGGTGCTGAATGCTGCCAACAACGACCTCAATGCGCTAGCCCGCTTCTCGCTGAAAGAGCTGATGCGCCAGAAAGGCATCGGCGAGGCCAAAGCCATAACCATTGTGGCCGCCCTGGAGCTGGGCCGCCGCCGCAAAGAGGCCGATGCGCCGGCCCGCACTACCATCACTAACTCCCGCGACATCTACCGCGTGGTGCAGCCCCACCTGCAGGACTTGCCGCACGAAGAATTTTGGGTGGTACTGCTCAACCGTGCTAATGTGGTGATGCGCACCATCAGCATCAGCCGGGGCGGCGTGGCGGGCACCGTCGCCGACCCCAAGCTGATTTTTAAGGAGGCGCTGGAGCAACTGGCCTCGTCGGTCATCCTCGTCCACAACCATCCCAGCGGCAACCGCAACCCCAGCGCCGCTGACATTGCCCTCACCCGCAAGCTCAAGGAAGCGGGCCAGTTCCTCGACCTGCCCATTCTCGACCACCTCATCTACACCGATTCTGGTTACTACAGCTTTGCCGACGAAGGCATGCTCTAG
- a CDS encoding metallophosphoesterase → MFRSLSGILFLLLFLAAEWYGFQAIRTALHSASPVTRKTADFFYWLITVLLWGIAIWAMATRAQGHAPYKAYLTSILLGLLVAKLVVLLFLFPEDLVRGVRWLVQRFSGQPANSSGTAISRSEFLSKAALLTAAVPFVALAWGMLKGATDYRVKRVTLRFPNLPASFDGFKLLQISDLHTGSFASKEPLQRAVALINQQNADLVVMTGDLVNNIATEVEDHIETLAQIQSKVQKLSILGNHDYADYVDWTEQGGAAAKTANLDRLKQNHAKIGWKLLLDEAHHLERDGEKIVILGIQNWGAAMRFPKYGDLAKAHAAADPSVPFKILLSHDPSHWDAQVRPEFPDVDLTLSGHTHGMQFGVNLPFFKWSPVQYVYKQWAGLYQQGKQYLYVNTGLGYIGYPGRVGFLPEITVFELRRA, encoded by the coding sequence ATGTTTCGTTCTCTTTCTGGTATTCTGTTTCTGCTGCTGTTTCTGGCCGCCGAATGGTACGGCTTCCAGGCCATCCGTACGGCGCTGCACAGCGCTTCTCCCGTCACGCGCAAAACCGCCGATTTTTTCTATTGGCTCATTACGGTGCTGCTCTGGGGCATTGCCATTTGGGCTATGGCTACCCGGGCGCAGGGCCACGCGCCCTACAAAGCGTACCTAACCAGTATATTGCTGGGGCTGCTGGTAGCCAAACTGGTCGTGCTGCTGTTCCTGTTCCCCGAAGACCTAGTGCGTGGCGTCCGCTGGCTGGTTCAGCGCTTTTCCGGCCAGCCGGCCAACTCGTCGGGCACGGCTATTTCGCGTAGCGAGTTCCTGAGCAAAGCCGCGCTGCTTACCGCTGCCGTGCCATTTGTGGCGCTAGCATGGGGAATGCTGAAAGGTGCCACCGACTACCGCGTGAAGCGCGTGACCCTGCGCTTTCCCAACCTGCCCGCCTCGTTTGATGGATTCAAACTGTTGCAGATTTCGGACCTCCACACTGGCAGCTTCGCCAGCAAAGAGCCTTTGCAGCGTGCGGTGGCGCTTATCAATCAGCAAAACGCCGACCTCGTGGTGATGACCGGCGACTTGGTCAACAACATTGCCACGGAGGTAGAAGACCACATCGAGACGCTGGCCCAAATCCAGAGCAAGGTGCAGAAGCTGTCTATTCTGGGCAACCACGACTACGCCGACTATGTGGACTGGACCGAGCAGGGCGGCGCGGCGGCCAAAACTGCCAACTTGGACCGGCTCAAGCAGAATCACGCCAAAATAGGCTGGAAATTGCTTCTTGATGAGGCACACCACTTGGAGCGCGACGGCGAGAAAATTGTCATTCTGGGCATTCAGAACTGGGGCGCGGCCATGCGCTTCCCTAAGTACGGCGACCTGGCCAAGGCCCATGCCGCCGCCGATCCGTCAGTGCCCTTCAAGATCCTGCTTTCGCACGACCCCTCTCACTGGGATGCGCAGGTCCGCCCTGAGTTTCCGGATGTGGACCTGACGCTTTCCGGCCATACGCACGGCATGCAGTTCGGTGTGAATCTGCCCTTCTTCAAGTGGAGCCCGGTGCAGTACGTGTATAAGCAGTGGGCCGGGCTGTATCAGCAAGGCAAGCAGTACCTGTACGTGAATACCGGGCTCGGCTATATCGGCTACCCAGGCCGTGTGGGGTTCCTGCCCGAAATTACCGTGTTTGAGTTGCGCCGGGCTTAG
- a CDS encoding carboxypeptidase-like regulatory domain-containing protein, whose product MSHLLRPLVSSVRFLAGFVLLLLFSGTARAQVRVSGSVLEAGTGRSIPGAAVIVQGTGRGTVADPEGDFRIDVGNRDTLVFRAVGFKTRRVPMGNTGLSQLVIQVAMMRDSVMLGEVRVTEGRPDRAAINRALRNIKRPSTAPASAVKRPPAPRPLFPVDSIAPRAVVPTLASPVSLIYEQFSRAGKERRKMEEIQAQEAAEKAQKARLKYNKNFKDNRGYEE is encoded by the coding sequence GTGTCGCACCTGCTCCGGCCTTTGGTCAGCAGCGTGAGGTTCTTGGCTGGTTTCGTGCTGCTACTCCTGTTTTCTGGTACAGCCCGCGCCCAAGTGCGCGTGTCGGGCTCGGTGCTGGAAGCCGGCACAGGCCGCTCGATTCCGGGGGCCGCCGTCATTGTGCAGGGTACAGGCCGGGGTACCGTCGCCGACCCCGAAGGCGACTTTCGCATTGATGTAGGCAACCGCGACACGCTGGTTTTTCGGGCCGTAGGCTTCAAGACGCGTCGCGTGCCGATGGGCAATACCGGTCTTTCGCAGCTGGTTATTCAGGTGGCTATGATGCGCGACAGTGTGATGCTGGGCGAAGTGCGCGTAACGGAAGGCCGCCCCGACAGGGCCGCCATCAACCGGGCGCTGCGCAATATCAAGAGGCCCAGCACCGCGCCTGCCAGCGCCGTGAAGCGCCCCCCGGCTCCCCGGCCCCTGTTCCCCGTCGACTCGATTGCGCCGCGAGCAGTAGTGCCTACTCTGGCCAGCCCCGTCAGTCTGATTTATGAGCAATTCTCACGGGCCGGCAAGGAGCGCCGCAAAATGGAGGAAATCCAAGCTCAGGAAGCCGCCGAAAAGGCCCAGAAGGCACGTTTGAAATACAACAAGAACTTCAAGGACAACCGTGGCTACGAAGAGTAG